ccagggccagtgttagggggtagcaagcagggcaactgcacaGGCCCCATGCCACATGGGGCCCTGTGAACCTAAGttactcaggcttcagcttcagccttgggtgggCGGGGCCCAAGGCCCTGGGCTTCAGGCCCATGCGGTCGAGCTTcaactttctgccctgggcccagcaaatctaatgctggtcctgcttggcagaccccctgaaaccttcTGTGGCCGCCCAGGGGTTCTGGACCCCTGTTGAGAACTGGTGTAGCAGATTCAGAAGTGGGATTTAGAATCCTTTAGAAACAGAATGTATATGGCAAGGATTGTATGTTCTCATtaggaatattttatttctaaagaTGGGGAAATTCTGCTATCTCCTACCCCAGCAAAACCCCATTGGGGTCAGCAAGCATGAGctggtagaaaaaaaaaagtgttaatgatAACTTGGGGGGAAAAGGCTGAAATCTGAATGGTACACACGTATTTCAAAGGAGACAAAATTGTGCTCACGGGTTTCATCCTGATcctttacttcaatgggagttttgcttgcatATAGACTCCAGGATCACACTCAAAATATATTTGGCTCCTCAACACAGCGAAGCAGAAGAGACAGAGCAAAGTGACAAGTGAGGTACATGAGGCTCTGTTTTCAATCagcagaaatttatttttaatgagactCTAGATCAATATTTGAGAATGAGCTAGGTTTGGATGGGGATGGTTCCCATTTCTCTGCTGTGATCATACTTTAATGGATTGCACAGATtgctttgtttatttgttttttttgtttctgttttccccCAGATAACAGTCCCTGCATATATTATACTATGAAATCTTTTAATTGTGAGATATTTGTTCTGAAGACTAATATTCCATGACCCATACACACCTAAAATCATTGCGAAGCTGCTCAACTGTAAGGTAGGTGGCTGGATAAAACACACAGAACCAGGGATTCAGGAATTCTTATCCTGGCTTTGACACAGATGCCCTCTGAGGCCTATGGCAAATCACAacattttgcctcagtttttatctgtaaactggggatagtAATACTGAACCTACCTCACCAAAGCTCAGTGTTGCACTGATACATCCCAGCTGAGTTACACATGGTCCAAATTAAGGGAGGCATTAGATTCTGTAGCAATAATCCAAGTAGTCTTTATATCAATCTGCATAAATGCTGGAAAtggggatgcgggggggggggttttcctgcaccccctgacttgaagtggtttccattatatacaatgtttacagtttgattcaatgggtctgagcacccccactatagaaattgttccagtacccctGTCAGTCTGTCTTGATTACAGCTGTGTGGGTCCCAGTTAAATTATAGCAAGTCCAGGCTTAAAGGCAATGGGTTAGCCCATCCATCATctctggtgcaactccactgctggaatctggcccactgatttataatgttattttaaagaaatattaggATCTTTAATATGTCTTCTCTTTCAGTTCCATTCCCCCTCACATCTGCCTGCCACACAAAGATTTGGATGGAAATTTTGTCCTTTATAAATGAAATAAGAAATGTTCCTGGCGATATTTCCAGCCCTTCGTTCAGCAACTCTAAAGCCAGCAGTCCTCCCATGTAACTCAGAACTATCCCTTACAAGTTTGATAACAAATGGGCCTTCACTTCAGAGAAAAGAATAGGGTCTAAATATTAGCATAAGTTTTGTAACTAGGAGAACAGTTCAACAGTGGAACTAGTGGTaatgggaggttgtggaaatcaCTATCACTAGGTAGATTCAAGGCAAGACCTTACATCCATCCAGCCTGCAAGAAACGAAcctgccacagtgcaggagggTTGACTAGATAACCCCCAAAAGCCTGATTCTAGGGCTCAGAAAAGTCCCTTAGTTACTTTGTATAAACtgcaaagcaaaaggaaaatacAGCTGCACTAATCTAATCCCACACTCCTTACTCTTGCATAGCTCCTGCTGAGGGCTATGAGAGATTTGCATGAACAGAGAGTTACTTGATCAACTCCACTGTGGACTCTAGTTTTCCCTGCCTGAGGAGGATGTGATCACTCGGACTGAAAGTGAAAAACAACTCCCTCCTAAACCACATATTTTGTGAATAAAATCAGTATCAACAAACACCAAATTTAAGGCTACTCCACATCCACTCCCAATCACTGTCctttacagaaaaatatataacaGGCAGCAAGTTCAAATCCACACCCTTAAAGAAACAGGACATTTGTGCCCTACTGTAAAGCACAGTATAGAGGGGTTAAGGAAATTCTTTCCTGGTTGTTTTCAACATCTGGATTTAGAGGATGGATGTGCTTAGAGGAGGCCTAGTATGCTGGAAAATGCTGACTAAGACTTGAACATGTACCCAACTCCCTGCACGTAATCAGCTCTAGGCTGTCGTAATGTTTTACAGGCACGTACACAAGAGTAAACTATAGAAAGCCAGGTGTAACTCACAGGCTTTGACAAATCCCACATGGTACATCTGCTGGCAGAGCCTCTATTATCTTTGTCACAAAGTTCTTACGGCTCCATACATACATCCTCCTATACCCTAACTTTTACCCTAAAACACATATCTGACCCTGTTCACTACCACCACCATTACCAGACATCCACCTTTCAAAAACTCAACCATCTCAGCAGCTTCTTTTAGAAAAACGTTTTAAAAAGAAGGCTCAGTAGGCAATTATAGAGAGAGTTGTTCACACATTTATCACTGGGCCTAGTTATGTGAGAGAGAGATCCCTCATTGCTGGCCCAAATTTACCACcatccaacaaaaaaaaaaaaaatgtcatgttaTCACTATTCATTGCTGTAAATCACAGACATCAGAAATGCTGAGTCACGAAACTGAGAGGAGACAAAAACTTGAGCTTTAAAGAATTCCTCCTCATTTCAAGCTTCCtcctttactttttcttttccccacccGCTCCCACGCTTTAACCTCGTCCCTCACTTGGAGGGACTTTGTCAAACATTTTTCATGGTTTGGATGGCACATCTGGGTCTTGGCATGTTGAGAGTTATGAGTGTTGCAAAAAATCCCAAACAGCATTTAACTCAAGGGATTAGAGGAAATTCAGTGAGGCAGCAAGGGGGAACTGGCGGAAGCTCCCACCCTTGCTCTTCTCTCGTTCTCTCCCGTTTttttgctgagtcacagagaaaGTCAAAAGGCCAACAGaaagccctgattcctgacacagCCAGATCTAGCTGGCATTTCAACTGATTTCATTCTGGctttaaagtgcttttaaaataaaacaagtttcctttttttcctaGCCATAAAGTTTATTAAAATTGTTCATTAATGCTTCAAATGTAGCAAGAACGTTTATAGATCCCAAAATATACATATGTGTTTTTCTTATAGAAATattctttataataaaaaaaaccccgcAGGAACATCTTTAACAGATTACTCAATTCATGACTGACAGTTACACGAGATTGCATCATGTGTACACAGCATTCCCAGCCATGTTTAAAGGATTGCATCACTCTctgctttttctctccctctctcgcTCTGTTTTAAATAACACGAACATTCAACAAACTCTGCAGAGAGACCGCTTCGGGGAAAGGGGGGCTCGGTGGGActgtaacataaaaaaaaaaaattactatcaGCAACTGTCATTCCGCCACACGGTGCTGAGGACCCTGGCGCCCGCCGGGAGAGTCCCTCTCCTAGGACAAACAGGCTGCGGCGGAAGTTTCTTCCACCAAATTGCAAATAGAAGACAACAACAAAAACGAAAACCTTGAGTCTCTCCCCATTACTTCCCCCGCCCGATCCAATCTGTCCTcataggggaggggaaaagctgccaccaatcccccccccatcctcctttcccaaattcaagccctttctcccccctctctctccccccaccccaaccactgCGGCTCTAGCAGTGTCCAGCGGTGGGGCTAGCAATGGCCAGATGTGGCCAGCAGGGGCTCGGGCAGCTGTTTGAACAAGTTCCTGAGGGTGCTCAGCTCCCGGGAGAGCTGCTCCACTTTCTTTTGCAGCCGCTCATTCTCGGCGGTCAGTTCCAAGACTTTGTGCTGCGTCTCCAGGTTGCGCAGTTTGGCTTTGTCCCGGCTCTTGCGCACCGCGATGTTGTTCCTCTCCCGGCGGATCTTGTACTCGTCGCTGTGCTTGTCCACGCTCTTCTTGGACTTGTTCTTGCCCCCAGGGGTCCCGGCGTAGCCTCCGCCGCCGGATTTGGAGGAATCGGACGGGTTGGGGGTACCAGGGGGGCTGGAAGAGGACGACGTGGACAGGTTGCCGCTGCTGCCGCTTGGCACCGATTGGTAACCGAGGTAGGAGCGCATGGTGCTGCCGTAGGGGGAGGACATGCCCCCCGGCCCCGCGCCCCCTTCTTCCTTACGGGGCCCTTTGCAAGAGTCCAGGGACTCGAAGACTGGCTCCACTTTGGTCTCCACGATCTGGGGCGGGAAGCAGGTTAGCAGCCCCCCCGGCTTGTGGCCCTGGCCGGCGCCCGGGTGGCAGTGCCTGGGCAGGCTGATGTAGGTGTAGTCGGGCTTCTTGCTGCCGCCTTTATAGTCCTCGGAGAAGAGGTCGGAGAGGAAatcttggctgctgctgcagggaggctcAAAGttgccccctgctgctgctgctgctgctcctgctgcggGAGGAggctgctgcggcggcggcggcggctgagATGCTAAGGGGTCCAGGTAGTGGCTGATGTCGATGGTTCTCTCGTGGTCCCCTACGGTGAACTCAGTCATGGAGCGGCCCCCTGCCGCCCGCGGGTGCACCTTGCTCAGAGCAGCCAGACAGTCCGCCTCGTAATAGAAATTAGCCACTTCCATGGATTTAAAGGCGGGAGGCTGGATGGGGAGGCATGCTGGGTCCCAGGCCACCAGGCGTTGCATGAAAGCAaagggggggtgcagggaggaggagacagcGCAGGGGGGGCCCCCCAGCCACAAGACCAAGCTGCCAAAGGTGACGTGGGGGGCCTGCAACTCCTGCCTCAGTCTCTAGTGCTGGGTCCGGCttcccagctgtgctgcccaccTGGGCTGGCTCAGATCCTGCTGCGGGGacggctgctgcttctcctccggACCATCTGGTTCTAGGTCCCGAGTCCTAAAGTCTCTGACTTAGGAAAGTTCCTTTGCTGTTATTTATAGGGGCGGTGGATCCCATGGCAACAGGAACgtcactggctggctggctgccaccTGGTGCACACTTTGTACAGTTGTAATTGTAAACTACCGCCTCTAGCTCCGCGGGAGGCACttggtgtgtgtgtctctgacCTAGTCATTCATAAGAAAAACAGGGCTGGCTTCTGAGCAGAGGGGACTTATTCTCACCATCATTAAAGGGAGGGAAAGATCTGAGTCGGAGAAAGGGAGCGCAgccttctcctttcttctctccagCTGTTGTCAAATCTCCAGGAGATGTCACTGGATGGTAATCAACCCTGGTGTGACCCGAGGACATGGACACAAATGCATGCACAGTGGGACACTGCGTCTGCCCATGTACCAGTCTGGGCATAAACCCTTgagtctctcccctgcctgatCCAATCTGTActcagagaggaggaaaaagcagCCACCAGATCCACCCCTGTCCTTCTTCCCCAGATTTCAGcccttttcttctccttccccaacccAAACCACTAAGCAGCGTCCAGCTGTGGGGACAGCAAGTGGCCAGATTTGGCTAATAGAGACAAGTATGGGCTGGATCCATTGCCTCTGAGGCTTGTTATGTCTGTATATTTCATCTGTAGTTCTTAAAAGTGTAGTACAAAGGCCGGAGAGTGtcaatattctcattttacatattacggcacagaggttaagtgatttactCAAGGTAGCTCATCCAGTCAGAGGTAAAGCCAGGCAGAGCCTTCCCTTGGGTACAGCGAATTGGGGCGACCACTCCGGGCCCCACGCTTTGGTAGGCCCTGCAGGCCAATGCAATTGGCTGGTGTGGTCGGTCCCATAAGTGACGGGTCAGTCCCAGAAGTGACGGATTTGTTACTTCTACCCTGGGCCCGTACTCCCCTAGAGACAGCCCTGGCGCtaggaatagaagccagatctTAATACCAATTCAGTGCCCTATGAATTTTATCATGCTGGCAGGCAAAATTGTCCCATACAGACGCACTCAGAACCAGGTTGCCACTGTGGGTGTAAAAAGCATACTGTGTTGGGCTCAAACCAGGGTAAGACACTGCCTCAGAAGACCCTTTCTGTATCTGGCCGTGATTAGACGTGCTAGACAAATCCAAAACTCCCCATCTGACCTCTGTGTGCAGGGCCGATGGCCTTAAAGTTTGGCCTGGTATGTTTACCTTATATGGTATGTTGCAATTATCAGAGTACACAAGTGCTATGGAGTTTGTGCTCTGGgagatgtatttaaaattaatgggaaaaaGTGAGATATATATATGTAAAGGCATGGGATGCTatgatttattaatttattaagcAGAATTGACTTGGAGGGGCCATGGTAAATCTGGGAAATAAGAATAAATTTTTATGTCCATTTTAATTAAAGACACCCACCTTGGGAATCAAACTTATGTTTTCCCTTTTACTCCCACATTTACCTGTTTACAAGCTGGTGATTCATGCTCAGAATAAAAGacatcaatttaaaacaaaacatataattaAAGGAAGTAGGAGTGTCCTTCGTTTCAGTAAAGACCAACACTGCAGAGAAAATGACACTGCCTCATAGAATAATGTGAAGCAATCCTGCGGTGTGGGAAATATTGCAACGTTAAGCCAGAGGAACAGGTATTGCATTATACGATTCAAACAGTCAACTGTTCATGAATGTTCAAACCTCAGACTTTGAAAAGAGGAAGAATTAAAAAATCAGCCTatgaagctttttttctttttctttctttctttctttctttcttcaaaagTTTTAAACTTCAGTAGCAAATGTACACTAACAGGTTTGTAGACTTCTAATATTTCTGTCTTTATGCAGTAGTCTTTGGTGAATTACATTTGTTAATAAGGATATTTAGTTGTGGAGTTGGGCTTGGACAAAGAATTCTGGATCCAGAATGTTGTGGCTTGAGGCTACATCTTTATAGATTCAAACATCTCTACAGAATGCAAATATTGGTAAGTTGCGGTGAGCCAGGGCTTGCTCTTATGGCTATTTACACTCCCTTTCTGTGTCTTCATCCTCCTAAAGAGTTTTTGCTCTGGAAAGTTGCTCTCTGTAGGTATTAAGATGTAAGACACTCCTATTAAAGGGAGCGGAGCTCTGGTTCTTTCTCCAAGAAGCAATTGAGAGTAGCAGCATTTTTTGTTAATGCTGATCCAAAATTttatgtcaaaacattttgacagttGGGTTATTGACAACATgacatttttctgcttttctagaacatttttgttgttgaggGAGGCctgaattttgttatgttttgtttttgttcaaagcatttcattttctcaaaaaaaaaattttgttccTTGGAAAAATTCCccaatttccaaccagctctatttctAATGCAATAAAACACAAATTCTTACTGCTTTGCTTGAACAAGAAGAAAGATGCGAACAGGgaaagaatgaaacaaaattaatGTAAAAGGCAAAGAGAACAGCCTATTCAGACCTGTTTTACAGAGATCACTCTTGCAGCTTTCCCATCATGTCTTGGATTCTGCTCCCAGATTCACAACTCCCCTGTAGCATCACAGTAGCACCTTGTTTCCCATTGTGCTCTTTTCCCAGGCTCAGACCTTTACCAAAGCATTGCAGAAGCTGTCCCTCTTTTTCAGTGGTTCCAGGATCTCCAATTCTGCACCCACCTCTTTCTACAGTCCAGAAAGAGCTGGTGTTAGCTTTGGGCAGAGGGCATCTGTATAATGCCAACAGATCAAAGAGTGAAGTGTTCATAAGAAGATCTGCCTACTGAAATTACACTGTTAGCTGCTCTCTAGTCAGACTGCATTtggataaaaactgaaaatacttCCCACTGCAAATTGTTaacttgttatttattatttgtgttgcaatTAGTCCCTAGAGATCTCAGCGTGatctccattgtgctgggcactgtacagacatatagtaagagacaggTTCAGTCGCAAAAAGTTGCAGTAGCAAAGACAAGACACATCACtccgtctagactacgcaccgtatcggcgcgttaaaatcgattgctcggggatcgatatatcgtgtctgatctggacgggatatatcgatcccagagcgcgcttagatcgattccggaactccaccaaaacaaacggagttcctgaatcgacatggcgagccgcgcacatcgatccctcgctgtgaagacgggtaagtaaatcgattttagatattcgatttcagctacgctattctcgtagctgaaattgcgtatctaaaatcgattttcacgcatagtgtagacgtggcctaattTCAAACaatcaggaggagagagaggaggaggaggagcaggaacaagTTGTTACCACAATTTGGAGATGTACTAAGCCAATCAGTAGCTGTAACATTAGCTCGCCACCTCCCTAAACATTATCAGCAGGGTGGGTTTTGTAAGCAGCATGACAGAGGTGAGTTAAGGGGGCATCTGAAGGAAGAGAAGGTAATGGCTATATAGAGTCTATAGGGGATTTTTTTCTACGTATATTGTGCAGCATGGGAGAAACTGcaaaaatgcttctgaaaaccTCTGGTGGATGGGAGGTAGGTAAGCTTTTCTGGTAAGGCGAGCTGGAGGATCATTGTAACAAAGGctgccacacactgaactaaaATTTAAGTATATCTTTATCATATTTGGATACAGTGCAGCATGTTCACTCTGTTTTGTCCCCTGCTATAGCCCTTGCTCCCTCGCCATGCATACTGGTCCTTAGTTATGTACACATACCTCTCCACTAACATTGCTTTAAATCACacacctgcagtggaatgttttgCACTCATAACCTGCCACATTACAAACAGCATGTGTCTAACTTCCTGCTTCAGGGGATGGTCAATACCTGAAGTTTGAGGGAGTTGGATCCCATTCCAACTTACCCTCCCCCGATCCTTACCCTAATCTTCATATACAAAGCTACAAATCTTGTTGTTGGGCATAATATTTCCTTCCCCTTTCAAAACCCGGCTACAATATTTAACTTTGTAGTCTTCTgcagcagtgagtttcacaggctGACTGCACACTGAAGCTGGCCTCATTCAACTCTCTCATTATAGAGCATGTATCAGTGATTGGTTGCTAACCCCTTCTCTCCCTTGTGAACTGGTGATGCTTAAGTATTCTTTaggccttccccctcccccgcttatTTTCTGCTAACGTCTGACCTGGCACACCCAGCCTCTGCAGTGTTAGATTGCTCAATCACTGCGTTATCTGTCTGCATGTTGCTCTTTGCCCTACAGTGTGCTGAAGAAATGATACCTGGACTCTATAGCCTGTGGGACAACATGACCAAAATACCTTCTTCTAACAGATGGCTCTGAAACATTTCCAGTGAAACTCCAGGGTCAAATCAGCTACTCTCTGGCCTCTgtggaagaaaaagagagagcacaAAGGCGCAGAGGGAAGGGGTCAGCTAACAATGATGAATCAACTCATTCGGTCTTCACTCTTATATCACAGGCAAAGttcctgttgatgtcaatgggtgtgtcgggtgctcagcacctctcaggatgtAGCCCAATGGCAATTTTCCCTCAAagaagactgcaggatttggcctggtT
The window above is part of the Chelonoidis abingdonii isolate Lonesome George chromosome 14, CheloAbing_2.0, whole genome shotgun sequence genome. Proteins encoded here:
- the CEBPB gene encoding CCAAT/enhancer-binding protein beta codes for the protein MQRLVAWDPACLPIQPPAFKSMEVANFYYEADCLAALSKVHPRAAGGRSMTEFTVGDHERTIDISHYLDPLASQPPPPPQQPPPAAGAAAAAAGGNFEPPCSSSQDFLSDLFSEDYKGGSKKPDYTYISLPRHCHPGAGQGHKPGGLLTCFPPQIVETKVEPVFESLDSCKGPRKEEGGAGPGGMSSPYGSTMRSYLGYQSVPSGSSGNLSTSSSSSPPGTPNPSDSSKSGGGGYAGTPGGKNKSKKSVDKHSDEYKIRRERNNIAVRKSRDKAKLRNLETQHKVLELTAENERLQKKVEQLSRELSTLRNLFKQLPEPLLATSGHC